The following proteins come from a genomic window of Aequorivita marisscotiae:
- a CDS encoding YifB family Mg chelatase-like AAA ATPase: MLTKVYGSAVFGVEATTITVEVNVDIGVGYHLVGLPDNAIRESNFRIAAALQNNGYKIPGKKLILNMSPADLRKEGSAYDLTLAMGVLVATGQIAELNPLSEYIIMGELSLDGNLQPIRGALPISLKAKEEGFRGFILPKQNAKEAAIVEGIDVFGIDNIKEVIDFFNKNIPLTKIEVDMEAEFYNHLEHPEFDFADVKGQESIKRCMEIAAAGGHNIILIGPPGSGKTMLAKRLPSILPPMTLQESLETTKIHSVAGRTTEKGGIMTSRPFRSPHHTISDVALVGGGQYPQPGEISLAHNGVLFLDELPEFKRGVLEVMRQPLEDRDVTISRAKFTVTYPSSFMLVASMNPSPGGYFNDPDAPVMSSPAEMQRYLSKISGPLLDRIDIHIEVTPVPFEKLSDARRGEASIVIRERVSNARKIQSERFMDSENVHYNAQMGVKQIRKFCKLDEASLQLLKTAMERLNLSARAYDRILKVARTIADLEASEEINGNHISEAIQYRSLDRDGWFG; this comes from the coding sequence ATGCTTACAAAAGTATACGGAAGCGCAGTCTTTGGCGTTGAAGCCACAACAATTACGGTTGAAGTAAATGTAGATATTGGCGTAGGCTATCATTTGGTTGGTTTGCCGGACAATGCCATTCGCGAAAGCAATTTTCGGATTGCAGCAGCATTACAAAACAACGGCTACAAAATTCCCGGAAAAAAACTTATATTAAATATGTCGCCCGCAGATCTTCGGAAGGAGGGCTCGGCCTACGACTTAACTTTGGCAATGGGCGTATTAGTGGCAACGGGACAAATTGCCGAGCTAAATCCACTTTCGGAATATATTATTATGGGCGAATTGTCTTTAGATGGAAACTTACAACCCATCCGGGGTGCATTGCCAATATCCTTAAAAGCAAAAGAAGAAGGGTTTAGAGGCTTTATTCTTCCGAAGCAAAATGCAAAAGAAGCTGCTATCGTAGAAGGAATTGACGTTTTTGGTATTGATAATATTAAAGAAGTAATTGATTTTTTTAATAAAAACATTCCGTTGACCAAAATTGAAGTGGATATGGAAGCCGAATTCTACAATCATTTGGAACATCCCGAATTCGATTTTGCAGATGTAAAAGGACAAGAGTCTATAAAGCGTTGTATGGAAATTGCTGCTGCAGGTGGGCATAATATAATTTTAATCGGACCGCCTGGTTCAGGTAAAACGATGCTTGCTAAAAGACTGCCGAGTATTTTACCACCGATGACGTTGCAGGAAAGTTTGGAAACAACAAAAATTCACAGCGTTGCTGGACGTACAACGGAAAAAGGAGGCATTATGACTTCGCGACCCTTCCGCAGTCCACATCATACCATAAGCGACGTGGCCTTGGTTGGAGGAGGGCAATATCCACAACCTGGAGAAATTAGTTTGGCACATAATGGCGTGTTATTTTTAGATGAATTACCCGAATTTAAACGTGGGGTTTTGGAGGTAATGCGGCAGCCATTAGAAGATCGCGATGTAACCATTTCGCGGGCTAAGTTTACAGTAACCTATCCTTCCAGTTTTATGTTAGTGGCTAGTATGAATCCAAGTCCGGGAGGATATTTTAACGATCCCGATGCGCCTGTAATGTCATCGCCAGCAGAAATGCAGCGGTATTTAAGTAAAATTTCGGGCCCACTTTTAGATAGAATTGATATACATATTGAAGTAACACCAGTGCCTTTTGAAAAACTGAGTGATGCACGTCGCGGTGAAGCCAGTATAGTTATTCGGGAGCGGGTTTCCAACGCCCGAAAAATTCAGTCAGAACGTTTTATGGATTCTGAAAATGTTCACTACAATGCCCAAATGGGCGTAAAGCAAATTCGAAAATTTTGCAAGCTCGATGAGGCTTCACTTCAACTTTTAAAGACTGCGATGGAACGATTGAATCTTTCAGCCCGTGCCTATGATAGAATTTTAAAAGTGGCTCGCACCATTGCAGATTTGGAAGCTTCCGAAGAAATTAACGGCAATCATATTTCTGAAGCTATTCAATACAGAAGTTTGGATCGGGATGGATGGTTTGGGTAA
- a CDS encoding M16 family metallopeptidase — MFKISIKTSAVVLALTALVVFSCKTKQEVSGDDNAKLSVEFEKYELENGLDVILHQDSSDPIVSLAIQYGVGSNREKTGRTGFAHLFEHMLFQESENVPQDQFFKTIQDAGGTLNGGTWKDGTIYYEVVPKNAMETVMWLESDRMGFLINTVTEAAFENQQEVVQNEKRQRVDNNPYGHTSYVIDKNIYPEGHPYNWQVIGELEDLQNATVEDVKEFYDQFYGPNNATLVLAGDFNTAEAKQMIEKYFGEIKRRQEVEPLKPQPVTLSETKRLYHEDNFATTPQLNMVWPTLEQYTEDAYALDFLGEILSQGKKAPLYKVLVKEKDLTSRTTAYNNSSELAGSFRISITANNGVDLDAIVNGINEAFALFEKEGVTDRDIERIKAGLETQFYNGISSVLGKSFQLARYNVFTNDPGFITKDIENIKKVTKEDVIRVYNKYIKDKPYVMTSFVPKGQVELIAENSTKANVVEEEITENVTKTVEETTSEVAKTPSNFDRSVAPTQGPSPELSIPKIWDTTLENGLQVSGIEQNEIPTVNFSLVIEGGHLLDNMKKNGVANLMSDIMMEGTANKTPEQLEEEIDLLGASIRMYTTNEAIVIRGNTLTRNFEKTIDLVTEILLEPRWDEEELARIKTKTINQIERSDANPNVVANRVYSKILYGDDHIFSYPTIGTVESVEAITMNDLKEFYTTNFSPSISTFQVVGKIDKESVLKDLQGLEERWTAKDVTIPDYPVANNRDKASLYFVDIPNAKQSVINIGYIALPRTDSDFYPAEVMNYKLGGSFSGNVNLILREEKGYTYGARTGFSGSKIPGTFTASSSVRTNTTGESVAIFRDQISAYKDGISPEDLEFTKNALIKSNARRFETQGSLLGMLQEINEYDLPVDYIEKEETTVRNMTLKQHQALANKYLDASKMAYLVVGDAATQFEQFKDMGFDEVKLLDKNGEEVKLEDVKL, encoded by the coding sequence ATGTTTAAAATTTCCATTAAAACCAGTGCCGTGGTATTAGCCTTAACTGCACTAGTTGTTTTCTCCTGTAAAACAAAACAAGAGGTTAGCGGTGATGATAACGCCAAACTTTCCGTAGAATTTGAAAAATACGAGCTGGAAAACGGTCTAGACGTAATTCTTCATCAAGACAGTAGCGATCCAATTGTATCGTTGGCAATTCAATACGGAGTAGGTTCAAATCGCGAAAAAACGGGGCGTACCGGTTTTGCACACTTGTTTGAGCATATGCTTTTCCAAGAATCTGAAAATGTGCCACAGGATCAATTCTTTAAAACAATTCAAGATGCTGGAGGAACATTAAATGGTGGCACTTGGAAGGATGGAACTATTTATTATGAAGTTGTGCCGAAAAACGCAATGGAAACAGTAATGTGGCTTGAAAGCGACCGAATGGGCTTTTTAATCAACACCGTAACTGAAGCTGCTTTTGAGAACCAACAAGAGGTAGTACAAAATGAAAAACGACAACGCGTGGATAATAATCCGTACGGGCACACAAGCTACGTTATAGATAAGAATATTTATCCGGAAGGCCATCCATATAACTGGCAAGTAATTGGCGAATTAGAAGATTTGCAAAATGCAACCGTGGAAGACGTAAAGGAATTTTACGATCAGTTTTACGGACCAAATAATGCAACCTTGGTCTTAGCTGGAGATTTTAATACGGCGGAAGCTAAACAAATGATTGAAAAATATTTTGGTGAAATAAAGCGCCGCCAGGAGGTGGAGCCACTAAAACCACAACCTGTTACACTATCTGAAACTAAAAGACTTTATCACGAAGATAATTTTGCCACCACGCCACAATTAAATATGGTTTGGCCAACGTTAGAACAATACACCGAAGATGCGTACGCATTAGATTTTTTGGGCGAAATACTTTCCCAAGGTAAAAAGGCGCCATTATATAAAGTTTTGGTTAAGGAAAAGGATTTAACTTCACGTACAACCGCCTATAACAATTCAAGTGAATTGGCTGGAAGTTTCCGTATTTCTATTACGGCAAATAATGGTGTAGATTTAGATGCTATAGTAAACGGTATTAATGAAGCTTTTGCTCTTTTTGAAAAAGAAGGGGTTACAGATCGCGATATAGAGAGAATTAAAGCTGGATTAGAAACGCAATTTTACAATGGAATTAGTAGTGTGTTAGGAAAATCATTTCAGCTTGCCCGTTACAATGTATTTACAAACGATCCCGGTTTTATTACTAAAGACATCGAAAATATTAAAAAAGTTACCAAAGAAGATGTTATACGTGTTTACAATAAATACATAAAGGATAAGCCGTATGTTATGACGAGTTTTGTTCCAAAAGGACAAGTTGAGCTTATTGCCGAAAATTCTACAAAAGCAAATGTAGTAGAAGAAGAAATAACGGAAAATGTAACCAAAACAGTTGAAGAAACAACCTCTGAGGTGGCAAAGACTCCATCAAATTTTGATCGTTCAGTGGCACCAACCCAAGGACCATCGCCAGAGCTTTCAATTCCTAAAATATGGGACACAACATTAGAAAATGGCCTCCAAGTTTCTGGAATCGAGCAAAACGAAATACCAACCGTAAACTTTAGTTTGGTGATTGAAGGTGGTCATTTGTTAGACAATATGAAAAAGAACGGTGTCGCAAATTTAATGAGCGACATAATGATGGAAGGTACTGCAAATAAAACGCCTGAACAACTGGAAGAGGAGATTGATCTATTGGGTGCTAGCATTAGAATGTACACCACCAATGAAGCTATCGTTATCCGCGGAAATACGTTAACCCGAAATTTTGAAAAAACAATAGATTTAGTAACCGAAATTCTTTTGGAACCACGCTGGGACGAAGAAGAACTTGCGCGTATAAAAACTAAAACCATAAATCAGATAGAGCGTTCTGATGCAAACCCAAATGTAGTAGCTAATCGAGTTTACAGTAAGATTTTGTACGGGGATGATCATATTTTCAGCTACCCAACCATTGGCACTGTAGAGTCAGTAGAAGCTATTACAATGAACGATTTAAAAGAATTTTATACCACAAATTTTTCACCTTCCATTAGCACATTTCAGGTTGTTGGTAAGATAGATAAAGAGTCTGTTTTAAAGGATTTACAAGGGCTGGAAGAGCGTTGGACGGCCAAGGATGTTACCATTCCAGACTATCCCGTAGCCAACAATCGCGACAAGGCTTCACTTTATTTTGTAGATATTCCGAATGCGAAACAATCTGTAATTAATATTGGATACATCGCTTTGCCAAGAACAGATTCAGATTTTTATCCAGCCGAAGTAATGAACTATAAATTAGGGGGATCTTTTTCTGGAAATGTAAATTTAATTTTACGCGAAGAAAAAGGATATACCTATGGTGCGCGTACAGGTTTTAGTGGAAGCAAAATTCCAGGAACATTTACCGCTTCATCAAGTGTTAGAACAAACACCACAGGAGAATCTGTTGCCATTTTTAGAGATCAAATTTCGGCATATAAAGACGGCATTTCACCGGAGGATTTAGAATTTACAAAAAATGCACTTATAAAATCGAATGCGCGCCGCTTCGAAACACAGGGTTCACTATTAGGGATGTTGCAGGAAATAAACGAATACGATCTTCCAGTAGATTATATTGAAAAAGAAGAAACAACAGTGCGCAACATGACTTTGAAACAGCACCAAGCTTTGGCGAACAAATATTTAGATGCTTCAAAAATGGCTTATTTGGTTGTGGGCGATGCAGCTACACAATTTGAACAGTTTAAAGATATGGGCTTTGACGAAGTAAAACTTCTCGACAAAAATGGAGAAGAAGTTAAACTTGAAGATGTGAAATTGTAA
- a CDS encoding DUF2891 domain-containing protein — MKKYYFLLLSVLLFFGCKNDASNTINTDESLETSIKKFPEPRFTVAEANKLIELPLHCVGNAYPYKPSHTLASKANLVEPKSVHPIFYGCFDWHSAVHGYWSMVSLLKQFPEIDKASEVRDLLTKNITPENVATEVAFFEKPINKSFERTYGWAWLLKLSEALHTWDDPMAEQLSKNLKPLADVIVIRYKEFLPKLNYPIRVGEHTNTAFGLAFAYDYAVTFGDGDLKQLIINRARDFYINDKNCPINWEPSGYDFLSPCLEEIDIMRRILSHKEFTHWIDTFLPKLAQENYQLKVGEVSDRSDGKLVHLDGLNFSRAWVFYGLAKQFPKYNHLKNIANEHLAYSYPNLVDDSYEGGHWLGSFAIYALNTLHEK, encoded by the coding sequence ATGAAAAAGTACTACTTTCTTCTTCTATCAGTCTTGCTTTTTTTTGGCTGTAAAAACGATGCAAGCAATACAATTAACACGGACGAATCTTTAGAAACTTCTATAAAGAAGTTTCCAGAACCCAGATTTACAGTAGCTGAAGCCAACAAGCTAATTGAACTCCCACTGCATTGTGTGGGTAACGCTTATCCCTACAAACCTAGCCACACCTTAGCAAGTAAAGCTAATCTGGTTGAACCCAAGTCTGTGCATCCAATATTTTATGGCTGTTTTGACTGGCATAGCGCGGTACACGGCTATTGGTCTATGGTTAGTTTATTAAAACAATTTCCAGAAATTGATAAAGCTAGTGAAGTTCGCGATTTACTAACAAAAAATATAACGCCCGAAAATGTAGCAACCGAAGTAGCTTTCTTTGAAAAACCAATTAATAAATCATTTGAACGAACCTATGGCTGGGCGTGGCTTTTAAAACTTTCTGAAGCATTACATACTTGGGATGATCCCATGGCCGAACAATTGTCAAAAAACCTAAAGCCTTTAGCTGATGTAATTGTAATTCGGTATAAAGAATTTTTACCAAAACTAAATTACCCCATTCGCGTTGGTGAACATACCAATACTGCTTTCGGGCTCGCGTTTGCTTATGATTATGCCGTAACTTTTGGTGATGGAGATTTAAAACAGCTAATAATAAATCGTGCCCGAGATTTCTATATAAATGATAAAAACTGCCCTATAAATTGGGAACCCAGTGGATACGATTTTTTATCACCTTGTTTGGAAGAAATAGATATAATGCGTCGCATTCTTTCCCACAAAGAATTTACACATTGGATTGATACATTTTTACCAAAGCTCGCTCAAGAAAATTATCAATTAAAAGTAGGGGAGGTGAGCGACAGATCTGATGGTAAACTTGTGCATTTAGATGGCTTAAATTTTAGCCGAGCTTGGGTGTTTTATGGTTTGGCTAAGCAATTTCCAAAATACAACCACCTTAAAAATATCGCAAACGAACACCTAGCATATTCATACCCCAATCTCGTGGACGATAGTTATGAAGGAGGTCATTGGTTGGGGAGCTTTGCTATCTATGCGTTAAATACGCTACACGAGAAGTAG
- a CDS encoding ATP-binding protein, with protein sequence MANTKEVELKKIFNFLETIIVWRIRNNTADFDTQSPILELKKLGKSNLGRFLKEEKLSKTETVALLLAVVPSFSPSFLHDTISKEFPNGTDFIQFGGVKGHNHRGILPTGETVQFIIGGTNFSHRLQCLHLFSEDHLFAKRNIFYIENATYGEPLTSGKLIVDTEFLYQITTGEIPAPKLSTQFPAEKLETQLNWNDLILSDKTLQQIKELEIWLQQNERLFNDWGMNTRLKAGYRVLFHGPPGTGKTLTASLLGKYTKKPVYRIDLSTVVSKYIGETEKNLSNLFNKAKHKNWILFFDEADAIFGKRTNVRDAHDKYANQEVSYLLQRVESHPGLIILASNFRDNIDEAFTRRFQSLISFEMPGPKQREEIWKTNLPKKLIISEDIRWEEISKKYELTGSNILNIIQFCALKVLHDKSKTLTYSLLLQGIRREFLKENRTH encoded by the coding sequence ATGGCAAATACAAAAGAAGTAGAATTAAAGAAAATCTTTAATTTTTTAGAAACCATAATAGTATGGCGAATAAGAAATAATACGGCAGATTTTGATACGCAATCGCCAATTCTTGAATTAAAGAAACTAGGGAAGTCTAATTTAGGAAGGTTTTTAAAAGAAGAAAAACTATCAAAAACCGAAACGGTCGCGCTGCTTTTGGCAGTGGTACCTTCATTTTCTCCTTCATTTTTACATGATACTATTTCAAAAGAATTTCCAAACGGAACCGATTTTATACAATTTGGCGGAGTAAAGGGTCATAATCATCGTGGGATATTGCCTACGGGTGAAACAGTTCAATTTATTATAGGCGGAACCAATTTTTCACACAGATTGCAATGTTTGCACCTTTTTTCCGAAGATCATTTGTTCGCTAAAAGAAATATTTTCTACATAGAAAATGCTACATACGGAGAGCCTCTAACGAGCGGTAAACTCATAGTTGATACAGAGTTTTTATATCAAATTACTACGGGCGAAATTCCCGCGCCCAAGCTAAGCACACAATTTCCAGCTGAAAAACTAGAAACCCAATTAAACTGGAATGATCTAATTTTAAGTGATAAAACACTTCAGCAAATTAAAGAATTGGAAATATGGTTGCAGCAAAACGAACGATTGTTTAACGATTGGGGAATGAATACACGTTTAAAAGCGGGATATCGCGTACTTTTTCACGGGCCTCCGGGTACAGGAAAAACTTTAACGGCAAGTCTTTTGGGTAAATACACAAAAAAGCCTGTTTATAGAATTGATCTTTCAACCGTGGTTTCAAAATATATTGGAGAAACAGAAAAAAATCTTTCAAATTTATTTAACAAAGCAAAACATAAAAATTGGATTTTATTTTTTGATGAAGCCGATGCCATTTTTGGGAAACGTACAAATGTTCGCGATGCTCACGATAAATACGCCAATCAGGAAGTTTCGTATTTGCTTCAACGCGTGGAGTCACATCCAGGTTTAATAATATTAGCTTCAAATTTTAGAGATAACATAGATGAGGCTTTTACCCGCAGATTTCAGTCTTTAATTTCATTTGAAATGCCGGGACCAAAACAACGAGAAGAAATTTGGAAAACGAATCTTCCGAAAAAGCTAATTATTTCAGAGGACATTCGTTGGGAAGAAATTTCAAAAAAATACGAATTAACAGGTTCCAATATTTTAAATATTATTCAGTTTTGTGCTTTAAAAGTGTTGCACGATAAAAGCAAAACTTTAACCTATTCGCTTTTATTACAAGGAATTCGCCGAGAATTTTTAAAGGAAAATCGCACGCATTAG
- a CDS encoding eCIS core domain-containing protein — translation MFKLTKSTHNPKTTGNSRIHSNSGTNPLFIQAKFSVGKANDNFEKEADSVADKVVSGSQKDSQKPNTFFPATPVQRKNSEVSEEVLQMKSSKFQKIAPENFEQKIKSTKGHGTPLKGKAKQEMETGIGADFSDVKIHTDTNAVSMSKALGAQAFTSGKDIYFNTGKYAPATSAGKHLLAHELTHTLQQQNGRFQKIQKKDLASPRFGGDALLEDVLDGNQLVSTKKNSKGAHVRIIQQALTDAGFILKHYGIDGDFGSETKAQVIEFQKARKLPKKEQDGVVGPITMSEFDQEFTGHKIEHTKFSGIDDATLDAQTRTITTDEKAAVKEAMNTEVKKDPKTGKDPIFDKAKTAAYKTELKALTEKYVIAQYNHLGKGKEALRGNKKNLHDKNDVEALAKVSKNETDKVYGNLKKGKEFVFGTNLFDGWENKKAKLKGKSPKEKDAIKEAWANWRVQKIIESARVEPINKKYNAIQKREPEATVVKEIIKELSITYKKELVLTHLGWPGYADDGKVFLQRHKSSNNDDNRKYMWGNFATIIHEYIHTLEHKDAINYRESLKDKEGGKVLREGMPEYFSKIVWNNLNLSDHTLRKSVEGPFYDSTKSDIYTNHYYSEGINAEKIAGIVGTSNVMGYFFKGKINLIQ, via the coding sequence ATGTTTAAGCTAACTAAAAGTACACATAATCCAAAAACTACGGGAAACTCCCGTATTCATTCAAATTCTGGAACAAATCCATTATTTATTCAAGCCAAGTTTTCGGTTGGAAAAGCCAATGATAATTTCGAAAAAGAAGCAGATTCGGTTGCTGATAAAGTGGTATCCGGTTCGCAGAAAGATTCCCAAAAACCCAATACCTTTTTTCCTGCTACCCCGGTTCAGAGAAAGAATAGTGAAGTTAGTGAGGAAGTGCTACAAATGAAGTCTTCTAAATTTCAAAAAATCGCACCCGAGAATTTTGAACAAAAAATAAAAAGTACCAAAGGCCACGGCACGCCTTTAAAGGGTAAAGCTAAACAAGAAATGGAAACAGGAATTGGGGCAGATTTTAGCGATGTAAAGATCCACACAGACACTAATGCAGTTTCAATGAGCAAAGCATTGGGAGCCCAAGCATTTACTTCTGGAAAAGATATTTATTTTAATACTGGAAAATATGCACCAGCTACTTCGGCCGGTAAACATCTCTTAGCACATGAGTTAACCCATACTTTGCAGCAACAGAATGGTAGATTTCAGAAAATTCAAAAAAAGGATTTGGCCTCTCCCCGCTTTGGTGGTGACGCACTTTTGGAAGATGTTTTGGATGGAAACCAACTGGTAAGTACTAAAAAGAACAGTAAAGGCGCTCATGTTAGAATTATACAACAAGCATTGACCGATGCTGGATTTATTTTAAAGCACTATGGAATTGATGGCGATTTTGGAAGTGAAACGAAAGCGCAGGTAATTGAATTTCAAAAAGCTCGAAAATTACCCAAAAAGGAGCAAGATGGAGTTGTTGGCCCAATAACTATGAGCGAGTTTGACCAAGAATTCACAGGACATAAAATTGAACATACAAAGTTTTCGGGAATAGATGATGCCACTTTGGATGCACAAACGCGAACAATTACAACGGATGAAAAAGCTGCTGTAAAAGAAGCGATGAATACCGAGGTAAAAAAAGACCCTAAAACCGGAAAGGATCCTATATTTGATAAAGCCAAAACAGCAGCTTATAAAACTGAACTTAAAGCGCTTACCGAAAAATATGTAATCGCACAATACAATCACTTAGGAAAAGGTAAAGAAGCATTAAGAGGAAACAAAAAAAATTTACACGACAAAAATGATGTAGAAGCTTTAGCAAAAGTTTCGAAGAACGAAACAGACAAAGTTTATGGTAACTTAAAAAAAGGAAAAGAGTTTGTTTTTGGAACGAACCTTTTCGATGGGTGGGAGAATAAAAAAGCAAAATTAAAGGGGAAATCCCCCAAAGAAAAGGATGCCATAAAAGAAGCCTGGGCAAATTGGCGGGTACAGAAAATTATTGAAAGCGCCAGAGTTGAACCAATAAACAAAAAATACAACGCCATTCAAAAAAGAGAGCCAGAAGCTACGGTGGTAAAAGAAATAATAAAGGAGCTGTCCATAACATATAAAAAAGAATTGGTCCTAACCCACCTGGGTTGGCCCGGATATGCAGACGATGGAAAAGTCTTTCTTCAACGTCACAAAAGCTCCAACAATGATGACAACAGAAAGTATATGTGGGGAAATTTTGCCACTATTATCCACGAATACATACATACATTAGAACATAAAGACGCAATTAATTATCGAGAAAGCCTGAAAGACAAAGAGGGCGGAAAAGTATTAAGAGAAGGCATGCCCGAATATTTCAGCAAAATAGTTTGGAATAATCTAAACCTTTCCGATCACACTTTAAGAAAAAGTGTTGAAGGTCCTTTCTATGATTCCACTAAAAGTGATATTTACACAAATCATTATTATTCTGAAGGAATAAATGCTGAAAAAATTGCTGGAATTGTGGGCACCAGTAATGTAATGGGGTATTTTTTTAAGGGAAAAATAAATTTAATTCAATAA
- a CDS encoding contractile injection system tape measure protein: MVAPKNIIKKVQIGVNTPSLAHGMQLKDNLTDYFKNEIFPELDNYFNSIQNNKVNVSRYNKISIEINIKEEDSLIVLKQLIINKLKEKISDKNTVDVKSENIQNTTAEKSMRSAFFYYLKYGILPWWSEDELAFDNDFFENIKRKKSFRKKLELLLTNPEIRKRLIYQFNDKQLTHLIFESNHSEVLKTLSTKILQKYRRVFWESVLHYSAFRNDKNIVVLFNSIPFSVAEKLVNTFNEILDSNISIDRESFQKMQPTSKKDNDPAATINDQIEGAEVLKADSEKDIVPEINSEINNIISDGILIKNAGLILLHPFLKMFFEKMEFLSEKHIKPDKIDEAIHTLHYLATGQIQPFEHQLIIEKFLCNVPINYPVNRHIYLTQDQMQASRILLEAVLNHWTALKSNSVEILQNEFLQRDGKLTISKEKRNLYIQRKTQDLLLDKLPWNLHLVKLPWIEKILFVEW, encoded by the coding sequence ATGGTTGCGCCAAAAAATATCATAAAAAAAGTGCAAATTGGAGTAAACACCCCTTCACTTGCCCATGGTATGCAATTAAAGGACAATCTAACCGATTATTTTAAGAACGAAATTTTTCCCGAATTAGATAATTACTTCAATTCAATTCAAAATAATAAAGTAAATGTTAGCAGATACAACAAGATTTCCATTGAAATAAACATTAAAGAAGAAGATTCATTAATTGTATTAAAGCAATTAATTATCAATAAATTAAAAGAAAAAATATCCGACAAAAATACTGTAGATGTCAAATCTGAAAACATTCAGAATACCACTGCGGAAAAGAGTATGCGTTCGGCATTTTTTTATTATTTAAAATACGGAATTCTGCCTTGGTGGTCTGAAGATGAATTAGCGTTTGATAACGACTTCTTTGAAAATATAAAGCGCAAAAAATCATTCAGAAAAAAATTAGAGTTACTTCTCACCAATCCCGAAATCCGAAAACGTTTAATTTATCAATTTAATGATAAACAGCTAACGCACCTCATTTTTGAAAGTAACCATAGTGAAGTATTAAAAACTTTAAGCACGAAAATACTTCAAAAATACAGACGTGTTTTTTGGGAATCAGTGCTACATTATTCCGCCTTTCGCAATGATAAAAATATTGTTGTACTTTTTAATAGCATCCCATTTTCAGTTGCTGAAAAACTGGTAAATACTTTTAATGAAATTTTAGACTCCAATATTTCAATTGACAGGGAAAGTTTTCAAAAAATGCAACCTACAAGTAAAAAGGATAATGACCCAGCGGCAACAATTAACGACCAAATAGAGGGGGCTGAGGTATTGAAAGCAGATTCTGAAAAAGATATTGTTCCTGAAATTAATTCGGAAATAAACAATATAATTAGCGACGGGATTTTAATAAAAAATGCTGGATTAATTTTGCTTCATCCATTTTTAAAAATGTTTTTCGAAAAAATGGAATTTCTATCAGAAAAACATATAAAGCCCGATAAAATAGATGAAGCCATCCACACGCTTCACTATCTAGCTACCGGCCAAATACAGCCCTTTGAACACCAATTAATTATTGAAAAATTTCTCTGCAATGTACCAATTAATTATCCTGTAAATCGCCATATATATCTTACGCAAGATCAAATGCAAGCGAGCCGTATTTTATTGGAAGCTGTGCTAAATCATTGGACTGCCTTAAAAAGCAATTCGGTAGAAATACTTCAAAATGAATTTCTGCAACGAGACGGAAAGCTCACTATTTCTAAAGAAAAGCGAAATCTCTACATTCAGCGAAAGACCCAAGATTTATTGTTAGACAAACTACCGTGGAACTTACATTTAGTGAAGCTTCCTTGGATAGAAAAAATACTTTTTGTGGAATGGTAA